A section of the Heptranchias perlo isolate sHepPer1 chromosome 44, sHepPer1.hap1, whole genome shotgun sequence genome encodes:
- the LOC137306720 gene encoding ras-related protein Rab-11A-like → MSSAEDDYSFVFKVVLIGESGVGKSNLLSRFTRNEFNHDSRTTIGVEFSTRSVMVDGVTVKTQIWDTAGLERYRAITSAYYRGAVGALLVYDISKHLTYESVERWLNELLDHADNNLVVMLVGNKTDLSEMRAVPVEEGKSFAEKHKMLFMETSALDSTNVEPAFQTVITEIFHRRSQNRGNKQAINSVSLATNSFSNEGATTEAATKKPCCQNL, encoded by the exons ATGAGTTCGGCGGAGGACGATTACAGCTTCGTGTTTAAAG TGGTGCTGATCGGAGAGTCAGGCGTCGGAAAGAGTAACCTCCTCTCCCGTTTCACCCGCAACGAGTTCAACCACGACAGCAGGACAACGATCGGCGTGGAGTTCTCCACCCGCAGTGTCATGGTGGACGGCGTGACGGTCAAGACGCAGATCTGGGACACGGCAGGATTGGAGCGCTATCGCGCCATCACCTCCGC GTATTACCGAGGGGCAGTGGGGGCTCTCCTGGTCTACGACATCTCCAAACACCTGACGTACGAGAGCGTGGAGCGCTGGCTGAACGAGCTGCTGGACCATGCAGACAACAACCTGGTGGTGATGCTGGTGGGGAACAAGACGGACCTGAGCGAGATGCGAGCGGTCCCCGTCGAGGAGGGCAAGTCCTTTGCAG AGAAGCACAAGATGCTTTTCATGGAGACGTCTGCACTTGACTCGACCAACGTGGAGCCTGCCTTTCAGACGGTGATCACAG AAATCTTCCACCGACGGTCTCAGAATCGGGGGAACAAACAAGCCATCAACAGCGTTTCTCTCGCCACGAACAGCTTCTCTAACGAGGGGGCGACAACAGAGGCCGCGACGAAGAAACCGTGTTGCCAAAACTTGTGA